The Impatiens glandulifera unplaced genomic scaffold, dImpGla2.1, whole genome shotgun sequence genome includes a window with the following:
- the LOC124918449 gene encoding probable sphingolipid transporter spinster homolog 2: MTCTIPNAFKLLSTATFFGAVFCFSAFCFKNMYVFLVLFSIGEMLVFSIQGPVNYISLHCVKPSMRPIALAMSTVSIHIFGDVPSSPLVGVLQDSINNWRISALILTSGFFVASAVWFTGIFLEATDRFTEDTENPTTTTDNSTTTTPLLGDESAGEA; the protein is encoded by the exons ATGACATGCACCATTCCCAATGCATTTAAG CTTCTATCTACAGCAACATTTTTTGGGGCTGTCTTTTGCTTCTCTGCCTTCTGCTTCAAGAACATGTATGTTTTCCTGGTGCTTTTTTCAATTGGTGAGATGCTTGTATTCTCCATACAG GGTCCTGTAAATTACATTTCTCTTCACTGTGTTAAACCAAGCATGAGACCAATCGCATTGGCTATGTCTACAGTCTCTATTCATATATTTGGAGATGTCCCTTCTTCGCCCCTTGTTGGGGTTCTTCAG GATAGTATCAACAACTGGAGGATTTCGGCTCTTATCTTAACATCTGGTTTCTTTGTGGCATCTGCAGTATGGTTTACAG GGATCTTCCTTGAAGCCACAGATAGATTCACTGAGGATACCGAGAATCCTACAACGACAACTGACAATTCTACAACAACAACTCCATTGCTAGGAGATGAATCGGCTGGTGAAGCTTAA